The following coding sequences are from one Sulfitobacter sp. HNIBRBA3233 window:
- a CDS encoding ComF family protein has translation MLRAQLQTAVSLIYPPRCITCGGLVQSDFGLCSGCWRETEFLGEAGCDGCAVPLPAGAPGEVLLCDACMQSPPVWTQGRAALAYRSTGRKLVLALKHGDRQEIARPASVWMAQRCAALRGTGALVVPVPLHWRRLVKRRYNQSALLARALVRELDLPWCPDALVRPRATPSLDGKTREERFAILAGAIVAHPKRADLFQDRSILLVDDVLTSGATLGAATHACIAAGARDVRVVTLARVVKDA, from the coding sequence GTGCTGCGCGCACAGTTACAAACGGCTGTATCGCTGATTTATCCACCCCGCTGCATCACCTGTGGCGGTCTGGTGCAAAGCGATTTCGGCCTGTGTTCCGGCTGCTGGCGCGAAACCGAATTTCTGGGTGAGGCCGGGTGCGACGGTTGTGCCGTGCCGCTGCCCGCCGGTGCGCCGGGCGAGGTGTTGCTGTGCGATGCGTGCATGCAGTCACCGCCGGTCTGGACGCAGGGGCGCGCCGCCCTCGCCTATCGCAGCACGGGACGCAAGCTGGTGCTCGCGCTCAAGCACGGGGACCGTCAGGAAATCGCACGGCCTGCAAGCGTGTGGATGGCGCAGCGCTGTGCCGCATTGCGCGGGACCGGTGCGCTGGTGGTGCCGGTCCCTCTGCACTGGCGGCGCCTGGTCAAGCGGCGCTATAACCAATCCGCCCTGCTGGCCCGCGCCCTGGTCCGTGAACTGGACTTGCCGTGGTGTCCCGATGCGCTTGTCCGTCCGCGCGCGACACCCTCGCTGGACGGTAAGACCCGTGAAGAACGGTTTGCCATTCTCGCGGGTGCGATTGTTGCGCATCCCAAAAGGGCCGATCTGTTTCAGGACCGTTCAATTCTGTTGGTGGACGATGTGCTGACGTCGGGCGCCACGCTGGGTGCCGCAACCCACGCCTGCATCGCCGCCGGTGCCCGCGATGTGCGCGTTGTGACCCTAGCGCGGGTGGTGAAAGATGCCTAA
- a CDS encoding MarR family winged helix-turn-helix transcriptional regulator — MAEDRNTLAILLFSEILGTDQMMRNRLSKVLPKGMEISHFSVLNHLAWRGVERSPAQLAETFHVTRGAMTNTLNKLEWAGYVHIRPDWDDARRKMVAISPAGRRARESALSSITPMINQVVEELGEETVRATLPALRALRAQME; from the coding sequence ATGGCCGAAGACCGGAATACCCTCGCGATCCTGTTGTTCAGCGAGATACTGGGAACCGACCAGATGATGCGCAACCGACTGAGCAAGGTGCTGCCCAAGGGTATGGAGATTTCGCATTTTTCGGTTCTGAACCATCTTGCCTGGCGCGGGGTTGAACGCAGCCCCGCACAACTGGCCGAGACGTTTCACGTCACGCGCGGCGCGATGACCAACACGCTCAACAAACTGGAATGGGCGGGCTACGTTCATATCCGCCCCGATTGGGACGATGCCCGCCGCAAGATGGTGGCGATCAGCCCCGCAGGCCGGCGCGCCCGCGAATCGGCCCTCAGTTCGATCACCCCGATGATCAATCAGGTCGTGGAGGAGTTGGGCGAGGAAACAGTGCGCGCGACGCTTCCCGCGCTCAGGGCGCTGCGCGCGCAGATGGAATAG
- the pip gene encoding prolyl aminopeptidase — translation MDKYPDQKRAVQYLYPPLDPFDRRMLDTGDGHEIYFEQCGNPEGIPVVVLHGGPGGGCSPSMRRYFDPAKYRIVLFDQRGCGRSTPHSSVQNNTTWHLVADIERIRAMLNIDKWIAFGGSWGATLALIYSQTHPEAVRNIVLRGVFLMTQAELDWFYGGGAGKFWPEVWAKFVALVPEDERGDYIAAYHRRLFSDDLSLQTRYARAWSGWENALASIHSAGHMAEGPGEYARAFARLENHYFTNAGFLEYDGQILNQMDRIADIPGVIVQGRYDMICPPESAYSIAKVWPNCELKMVRNAGHALSEPGISAELVRAMDRIALT, via the coding sequence ATGGACAAATATCCCGATCAAAAGCGCGCGGTGCAGTATCTCTATCCGCCCCTCGACCCGTTTGACCGGCGAATGCTGGATACGGGCGACGGACACGAGATCTACTTCGAACAATGCGGTAATCCCGAAGGCATCCCCGTGGTGGTTCTGCACGGCGGACCCGGCGGCGGCTGCAGCCCGTCGATGCGCCGTTATTTCGACCCCGCCAAATACCGTATCGTTCTTTTCGACCAGCGCGGTTGCGGTCGGTCGACGCCGCATTCGTCGGTCCAGAACAACACGACATGGCATCTGGTCGCGGACATCGAACGGATCCGCGCCATGCTGAACATCGACAAGTGGATCGCCTTTGGCGGCAGCTGGGGGGCCACGCTCGCCCTGATCTATTCCCAGACCCATCCCGAAGCGGTTCGCAACATTGTCCTGCGCGGTGTTTTCCTGATGACCCAGGCCGAGCTTGACTGGTTCTACGGCGGCGGCGCGGGCAAGTTCTGGCCCGAAGTCTGGGCGAAGTTCGTGGCGCTCGTCCCCGAGGACGAGCGTGGGGACTACATCGCCGCCTACCACCGCCGGCTGTTTTCCGACGATCTGTCCTTGCAGACACGCTATGCGAGGGCTTGGTCGGGATGGGAAAACGCGCTGGCCTCGATCCATTCGGCGGGCCACATGGCCGAAGGGCCGGGCGAATATGCGCGGGCCTTTGCACGTCTTGAAAACCATTATTTTACCAACGCCGGTTTCCTTGAATACGACGGCCAGATCCTGAACCAGATGGACCGCATCGCCGATATCCCCGGTGTGATCGTTCAGGGGCGGTACGATATGATCTGTCCGCCCGAAAGCGCCTATTCCATCGCGAAGGTCTGGCCGAACTGCGAACTGAAGATGGTGCGCAATGCCGGGCACGCGCTGAGCGAGCCGGGAATCAGCGCCGAGCTTGTGCGCGCGATGGACAGGATTGCACTGACATGA
- the rimP gene encoding ribosome maturation factor RimP: protein MTNDLIAKAAIDQRLAEIITPVIEDLGFELVRVRLMSGKSTTLQVMADRPEGGIEVDDCAQISTAIGAVLDVEDPILDEYALEVSSPGIDRPLTRLKDFEAFEGYEAKIETTEMIDGRRRFKGELAGVEDDEVLINVAEGTVGLKFDWLSDAKLVLTDELIKEMLRQRKEAGVIDETQFDEITEESGEGED from the coding sequence ATGACCAACGATCTGATCGCCAAAGCAGCCATCGACCAGCGCCTGGCCGAGATCATCACACCGGTGATCGAGGATCTGGGGTTCGAACTGGTGCGCGTGCGCCTGATGTCCGGCAAATCCACCACTCTGCAAGTTATGGCCGATCGTCCTGAGGGCGGTATCGAGGTCGACGATTGCGCGCAGATCAGCACCGCGATCGGTGCGGTTCTGGATGTGGAGGACCCGATTCTCGACGAATACGCGCTCGAGGTCTCCAGCCCCGGTATCGACCGTCCTCTGACCCGCCTGAAAGACTTCGAGGCGTTCGAGGGATATGAGGCCAAGATCGAAACAACCGAGATGATCGACGGCCGCCGCCGCTTCAAGGGCGAGTTGGCCGGGGTCGAGGACGACGAGGTTCTGATCAACGTGGCCGAGGGCACCGTGGGTCTGAAGTTCGACTGGCTGTCGGATGCCAAGCTTGTGCTGACCGACGAGCTGATCAAGGAAATGCTGCGCCAGCGCAAGGAAGCGGGCGTGATCGACGAAACCCAATTTGACGAAATCACGGAAGAATCCGGTGAGGGAGAAGACTAA
- the grxC gene encoding glutaredoxin 3: protein MKPVEIYTSPLCGFCHAAKRLLNEKGVNFSEVDVLANPDRKPEMIERANGGRTVPQIFIGDTHVGGCDDLYALERAGKLDSLLAA from the coding sequence ATGAAACCCGTCGAAATCTACACGTCTCCGCTGTGCGGATTCTGCCATGCCGCAAAGAGGCTGCTGAACGAGAAGGGCGTGAATTTTTCCGAAGTCGATGTGCTGGCCAATCCCGACCGCAAGCCAGAGATGATCGAACGCGCGAACGGCGGGCGCACCGTGCCGCAAATCTTCATCGGTGACACCCATGTCGGCGGCTGTGACGATCTTTACGCGCTGGAGCGTGCGGGCAAGCTCGATTCCCTGCTTGCGGCGTGA
- the hemH gene encoding ferrochelatase, whose translation MQATETEARPIHAGPDHPKLPRPKVGVLVGNLGTPDNYDYWSMRRYLGEFLSDRRVIDYSPWLWQPLLQLIILTKRPFTSGAAYKSIWNEDEGESPLMTITKAQTKKIAAEMQKTYGDSVMVDYCMRYGNPSTQSKVEKLVKAGCQKILFFPLYPHYAGATSATACDKFFESLAKEKWQPVARTVQPYFDRPDYIEALAQSIERKYAELEKRPDILVCSYHGVPKRYLMEGDPYHCQCQKTTRLLKERLGWDDTEITTTFQSKFGPEEWLKPYTVEEVARLAEAGKKNIAVCAPAFSADCIETLEEINEEIFESFEEAGGEHFTYIPCLNDDDAHIEALSNIIKENLMGWI comes from the coding sequence ATGCAAGCTACAGAGACTGAAGCGCGGCCGATCCATGCGGGCCCGGACCACCCCAAGCTGCCCCGGCCCAAGGTTGGGGTTCTTGTTGGCAATCTCGGCACACCGGACAACTACGACTACTGGTCGATGCGCCGGTATCTGGGCGAGTTCCTGTCCGACCGCCGGGTGATCGATTATTCACCCTGGCTCTGGCAGCCGCTGTTGCAGCTTATCATCCTGACGAAACGTCCCTTCACGTCGGGTGCGGCCTATAAGTCGATCTGGAATGAGGACGAAGGCGAAAGCCCCCTCATGACGATCACAAAAGCCCAGACCAAGAAGATCGCGGCCGAGATGCAAAAGACCTACGGCGACAGCGTCATGGTCGATTACTGCATGCGCTACGGCAACCCGTCGACCCAGAGCAAGGTCGAGAAACTGGTCAAGGCGGGATGCCAGAAGATCCTCTTCTTCCCGCTATATCCGCATTACGCCGGTGCGACCTCGGCCACGGCCTGTGACAAATTCTTCGAGTCGCTGGCAAAGGAGAAATGGCAGCCCGTGGCGCGCACGGTACAGCCGTATTTCGATCGTCCGGATTACATCGAGGCGCTGGCTCAATCCATCGAACGCAAATACGCGGAACTGGAGAAGCGCCCGGATATCCTCGTTTGCTCGTACCACGGCGTGCCAAAGCGCTACCTGATGGAAGGCGATCCCTACCATTGCCAGTGCCAGAAAACGACTCGCCTGCTGAAAGAGCGGCTGGGCTGGGACGACACCGAGATCACCACCACCTTCCAGTCGAAGTTCGGCCCGGAAGAGTGGCTGAAACCCTATACGGTCGAAGAGGTCGCGCGCCTTGCCGAAGCCGGCAAGAAGAACATCGCGGTCTGCGCGCCAGCGTTTTCCGCCGACTGCATCGAAACGCTAGAAGAGATCAACGAAGAGATCTTTGAAAGCTTCGAGGAAGCGGGCGGCGAGCATTTCACCTATATCCCCTGCCTCAACGATGATGATGCGCATATCGAAGCGCTGTCGAACATCATCAAGGAAAACCTGATGGGCTGGATCTGA
- a CDS encoding carbon-nitrogen hydrolase family protein — MRAALLQLNVSDDPVANLPVTLAMAADAAGQGADMIFTPEVTNCVSTNRDHQKAVLHLQQDDPTLAALQSFAAERRVWVCIGSLALRTDDADGRFANRSFLIGPDGAIVDRYDKIHMFDVRVSETETYRESAGYRPGDRAVLAQTPWGQIGMTICYDMRFPALYEALARAGAQILTMPSAFSVVTGAAHWHALLRARAIENGCFVIAAAQTGTHASDANKTRETYGHSLVVDPWGEVVLDAGTAPGVYLCDIDIAAVDAARSRVPSLTHRRNFEGP; from the coding sequence ATGCGCGCGGCCCTGCTGCAACTGAATGTCAGTGATGATCCGGTAGCGAATCTGCCGGTCACACTGGCAATGGCTGCGGACGCGGCGGGGCAGGGTGCTGACATGATTTTTACGCCGGAGGTCACGAATTGCGTGTCGACCAACCGGGATCACCAGAAAGCCGTCCTTCATCTCCAGCAGGATGACCCGACGCTTGCCGCCTTGCAGTCCTTTGCGGCAGAGCGACGGGTCTGGGTCTGCATCGGTTCTCTGGCGCTCAGAACCGATGATGCGGACGGGCGGTTTGCGAACAGGTCATTCCTGATCGGACCGGATGGCGCGATCGTCGACCGTTACGACAAGATCCACATGTTCGATGTCCGCGTGTCCGAAACCGAGACCTATCGCGAATCCGCGGGCTACCGGCCCGGAGACCGCGCGGTTCTGGCGCAGACACCGTGGGGGCAGATCGGCATGACCATCTGCTACGACATGCGTTTCCCCGCGCTTTACGAGGCTTTGGCCCGCGCTGGTGCGCAGATCCTGACAATGCCTTCGGCATTCTCTGTGGTTACGGGGGCGGCGCATTGGCACGCGCTGCTGCGTGCTCGCGCCATCGAAAACGGCTGTTTCGTGATTGCCGCGGCGCAGACCGGCACCCATGCAAGCGATGCGAATAAAACCCGCGAAACCTACGGGCATTCGCTGGTCGTGGACCCGTGGGGGGAGGTCGTGCTGGACGCCGGAACCGCGCCGGGCGTATACCTGTGCGATATCGACATCGCCGCCGTCGATGCAGCGCGTTCCCGCGTTCCAAGCCTGACACACCGCAGAAACTTCGAAGGACCCTGA
- the ubiG gene encoding bifunctional 2-polyprenyl-6-hydroxyphenol methylase/3-demethylubiquinol 3-O-methyltransferase UbiG, whose translation MQAHQTTVDPSEIAKFEAMAAEWWDPAGKFKPLHMLNPCRLDYITGQIAGEFDRDLSAQAPFAGLRILDIGCGGGLLSEPMARLGADVVGADAAAGNIPVARIHAEQSGLNIDYRHTTAEALADAGEQFDVVLNMEVVEHVASPISYLTACQRLLKPGGLHICSTLNRNPKSYVMAIIGAEHVMRWLPKGTHEWSKFITPDELFDLLSQAGLDPVDRKGFVFNPLDWSWTLSARDLSVNYVTASLKPAA comes from the coding sequence ATGCAAGCGCATCAAACCACCGTGGACCCGTCCGAAATCGCCAAGTTCGAGGCGATGGCAGCGGAATGGTGGGACCCCGCAGGCAAGTTCAAGCCGTTGCATATGCTCAACCCTTGCAGGCTAGACTATATCACCGGGCAAATCGCCGGTGAATTCGACCGCGACCTTTCCGCGCAAGCCCCTTTCGCGGGTTTGCGGATCCTCGACATCGGGTGCGGGGGCGGTCTGCTGTCCGAACCCATGGCGCGGCTGGGGGCGGATGTGGTGGGGGCGGATGCCGCTGCGGGCAACATCCCCGTGGCCCGGATCCACGCAGAGCAGTCCGGCCTGAACATCGATTACCGCCATACCACCGCCGAAGCCCTTGCCGACGCGGGGGAGCAGTTCGATGTGGTGCTGAACATGGAGGTCGTCGAACACGTCGCATCCCCGATCAGCTATCTGACGGCGTGCCAGCGTCTGCTCAAACCCGGCGGGTTGCACATCTGCTCAACCCTGAACCGGAATCCGAAAAGCTATGTCATGGCGATTATCGGGGCCGAACATGTCATGCGCTGGCTGCCCAAGGGCACCCACGAATGGTCCAAATTCATCACGCCGGACGAACTGTTCGATCTGCTGTCGCAGGCGGGGCTGGATCCGGTAGACCGCAAGGGATTCGTTTTCAATCCGCTCGACTGGAGCTGGACCCTGTCGGCCCGCGACCTGAGCGTCAACTACGTGACCGCAAGCCTGAAACCCGCGGCCTGA
- a CDS encoding ABC transporter substrate-binding protein: MTRGPLDRRALFASGAAAALLAATGLSAGTLPQRGGKLRLALSGAARDDDWLRGSGLFMRVARLGLVYETLTEIAADGTLRPELSTGWRSGEDARVWTFDLRPGVVFHDGTPMTARDVVASLSHLDGAAHPTGKHSVEIVLPTPDPSLPFTLAQENFAIRPAHASEAGIGTGLYRVTRFTPGQQVLADRVSRHWKDGRAGWFDRIELVSIPSSDVRAQAVAEYLVDGADIDDPAILRRLGDICVFDGQAVSRSVGIPRSTGRRAPFDDLRAPQRWWVA; this comes from the coding sequence ATGACGCGGGGGCCTCTGGACCGTCGGGCGCTATTCGCCAGTGGTGCGGCGGCGGCCCTTCTGGCGGCGACCGGCCTGAGCGCGGGAACACTGCCGCAACGCGGCGGGAAGCTGCGGCTGGCCCTGTCGGGGGCGGCGCGCGACGACGACTGGTTGCGCGGCTCGGGCCTGTTCATGCGTGTGGCGCGCCTCGGCCTTGTTTACGAAACCCTGACCGAAATTGCCGCCGATGGTACCCTGCGGCCGGAACTGTCCACCGGTTGGCGCTCGGGCGAGGATGCGCGTGTCTGGACCTTCGATCTGCGCCCCGGCGTGGTGTTCCATGACGGAACACCGATGACGGCGCGCGATGTGGTGGCAAGCCTGTCGCATCTGGACGGCGCGGCACATCCCACAGGCAAGCACAGCGTCGAGATTGTTCTGCCCACGCCCGATCCCTCCTTGCCCTTCACGCTCGCGCAGGAGAACTTCGCGATCCGCCCCGCCCATGCGTCAGAGGCTGGGATCGGGACCGGGCTTTACCGCGTAACCCGCTTTACCCCCGGTCAGCAGGTTCTGGCGGACCGCGTTAGCCGCCACTGGAAGGACGGGCGCGCGGGCTGGTTCGACCGGATCGAGCTTGTCTCGATTCCGTCCTCGGATGTGCGTGCACAGGCCGTAGCCGAATATCTGGTCGACGGGGCCGATATCGACGATCCGGCGATCCTGCGCCGACTTGGCGACATCTGCGTGTTCGACGGGCAAGCGGTGTCGCGCAGCGTGGGTATCCCGCGTAGCACCGGCCGCAGGGCGCCCTTCGACGACCTGCGCGCGCCCCAGCGCTGGTGGGTGGCCTAA
- a CDS encoding methyltransferase domain-containing protein codes for MTAQMTDTAALALHRARATPDALFLHDAAADEVQDRLEMVNKSFSDVAIVTGFPDYWAQRFPDAKVVADTDTLDLVPGEHDLILHMMALHWANDPVGQLIQCRRALRPDGLVIAASLGGDTLQELRRALGDAEIAETGGLSPRIAPMPELRDLGGLLQRAGLALPVADTAILTAEYRDIWHLMRDLRAMGETNALAARHRKPTSGRVFERAQDLYAQHFVAASGRLRASFEIQVLTGWAPDDSQPKPLRPGSAQQRLADALSTDENPLRD; via the coding sequence ATGACAGCCCAGATGACAGATACCGCGGCCCTTGCACTGCACCGTGCGCGCGCCACGCCCGATGCGCTTTTCCTGCACGATGCGGCAGCCGATGAGGTTCAGGATCGGCTGGAAATGGTTAACAAGTCCTTTAGCGATGTAGCCATCGTGACCGGCTTTCCCGATTATTGGGCGCAGCGGTTTCCCGACGCAAAGGTTGTGGCCGATACCGATACGCTCGACCTCGTGCCCGGTGAGCATGATCTCATCCTGCATATGATGGCGCTGCACTGGGCGAACGATCCCGTCGGTCAGCTGATCCAGTGCCGCCGCGCACTCAGGCCCGACGGGCTGGTGATCGCGGCCAGTCTGGGCGGAGACACCCTTCAGGAGCTGCGCCGCGCGCTTGGCGATGCCGAGATTGCCGAAACCGGCGGGTTGTCCCCGCGAATCGCCCCGATGCCCGAGCTGCGTGACCTTGGGGGTCTGCTTCAGCGCGCCGGACTGGCGCTGCCGGTCGCCGATACCGCGATCCTGACTGCAGAGTACCGCGATATCTGGCACCTCATGCGCGACCTGCGCGCCATGGGAGAAACCAACGCACTCGCCGCGCGGCACCGCAAGCCAACGAGTGGCCGCGTCTTTGAACGCGCTCAGGACCTTTATGCGCAGCACTTTGTCGCAGCCTCCGGACGGCTGCGCGCCAGCTTCGAGATACAGGTGCTAACCGGTTGGGCGCCTGACGATTCCCAGCCAAAACCGCTGCGCCCCGGTTCGGCACAGCAGCGGCTTGCCGATGCCCTGTCGACCGATGAAAACCCGTTGCGCGATTGA